One genomic window of Lepeophtheirus salmonis chromosome 5, UVic_Lsal_1.4, whole genome shotgun sequence includes the following:
- the LOC121118302 gene encoding cadherin-99C: protein MAYTFIICLLLLPIKVYSQGSETIELDPCSILDGGSHLIIAINESLQQDFSQFSEPEELLISGEIGTEISLKITEDKSRLFKLDGKQIRLNGPLDRDAADLSSLSLKVTCESLSNGKRRTIPLVVRVLDLNDNPPLFKGTPYIISLPENTPLNSIVFSKLASMDADANINGQVEYTLGDNGDDSPFAIESPYQGLVTLTKTLDYETTQRYFLQIKASDRALNTEDRFTSTTTLTIKVQDSDDLPPVFNHPEGYTAEVISGYPVSTLHISPEKIHAEDQDSLRTEVVYSLVDGIPINYDVYFGIDPNSGVISQRQVIDKAQYDRFEIMVRGTEKTGRHIDAKLTINVLAEDKSPPVLRSSSNNGYIDEGAEIGTYVTDLNGNRIDFSITDDDIEDGVELQTLDSYDIELTTKYFQIDQEGYLIVNQSDIDRDPPFQPVLTFQIFAREKFDSFKSSSPVQLTISIRDINDNSPVFAPISDITLTAGTTRRIVTQFNATDKDSDKFIVYKLLSVSNNGRQKFFLNSKTGLLEVIAPIYDGEQYAITVEAKDNGGLSNIAVLRVNTRPMPNVQKPKFDRFLYDIKIREGVPKFTSVVETMAKDPENSPVLYSIISGNELEHFVMEESTGIVRAMSVLDREAHSSYNLTIRAQDNGGKFSTVALTITVLDENDNTPEFQNLPFSFRVTEGTLREFVGEVSAVDVDQSSNGKVFYYLNETEDTFSIEELTGRIYTLKSLDFEEQSVHYLVIGAKDNGSPALSATATATILVQDISDETPIFENPLYNISISENNEPELLLTTVQAIDKDSEPSITYRIITGDRKRFRVNQTTGDVYATHKFDYEKEFYYSLVIGTEEGFFDGELSGEAVTKVEIHIEDLNDVPPHFVKVPYGQTISIRNNVPIGQKIGSVQAEDSSGLTPIDTIGFNMSSDGSTKNADKYFGVDPVKGDILIVGNLTEDIIEEYQLEIVTYSIENPQLQSSILIRVVIKIVTSLYTGPGLGFEELEYDIDMEENAKNNLVIVSIPVLRKMKKKHVPFKCTIKSIRTNENQEIQGIFVSRVNEKKECDLILNTDEIDRERNDRYDILVELQSRPEFINTDRNEVHIRVNIQDINDHSPLFEKKRYFGIVKKESPPNTPIVQVEATDRDSGSNGKILYSFQSMNNETEDLFQIDSESGIISNILELSESDVDLSKPFQLLVVAEDQSLDIKKRLVSNTNLIINVLDINANDLVLTLPKINPTEFESHRDDLINVLEDTTGYKVGIDRVDTAMIKYLNGTCCTAHYGTDVYFHVIDPIQYRILNSTENKVKTNILDSAPKLKEKVSKKLNLRVSDLHLPYNKAIPSTEVVQKAGNGDELLTYYLIVIGLAVGLFVLTTMAVIYLCCARRRIEMDLEKKEKMIVVPRYEPIFMDPPQKEYETQILQMNVPYATEDFKVLKSDSNNDDLDSNDFNMDDDDMFFNLDNINYITKEDNNYN from the exons ATGGCATACACCTTCATAATATGTCTTCTACTCCTTCCGATAAAAGTTTATTCTCAAG GTTCGGAAACAATAGAACTTGATCCTTGTAGTATCCTTGATGGAGGATCACACTTAATTATTGCCATCAATGAATCCCTACAGCAAGACTTTTCACAATTTTCGGAACCGGAAGAATTACTTATTTCTGGAGAAATTGGAACTGAAATATCTTTAAAGATAACGGAAGATAAATCCCGGCTTTTTAAGTTGGATGGTAAACAAATTAGACTGAATGGACCTCTTGATAGAGATGCAGCCGATTTATCATCTCTCTCTTTGAAG GTTACTTGTGAGTCATTATCTAATGGAAAGCGAAGAACTATTCCTCTCGTAGTCCGTGTACTTGATCTCAATGATAATCCTCCTCTTTTCAAAGGAACTCCTTATATTATCAGCCTACCAGAA aataCTCCGCTTAAttcaattgtattttcaaaattagcATCTATGGATGCAGATGCTAATATAAATGGGCAGGTTGAATATACTTTAGGTGACAATGGTGATGATAGTCCATTTGCTATTGAATCACCTTATCAGGGACTCGTCACGTTGACTAAAACTCTTGATTATGAAACAAcccaaagatattttttacaaatcaagGCGTCA GATCGAGCCTTGAATACAGAAGACAGATTCACTTCAACAACAACTCTAACAATTAAAGTTCAAGATAGTGATGATCTCCCTCCTGTTTTTAATCATCCAGAAGGATACACTGCAGAAGTAATAAGCGGTTATCCTGTATCGACTTTACATATAAGTCCAGAAAAAATTCATGCAGAAGATCAAGATTCTCTTCGTACTGAAGTGGTTTATTCGTTGGTAGATGGAATACCAATCAACTATGATGTATATTTTGGTATTGATCCAAACTCAGGAGTCATTAGTCAAAGACAAGTTATTGATAAAGCCCAGTATGATCGTTTTGAAATAATGGTTAGAGGAACAGAAAAAACGGGTCGTCATATTGATGCTAAACTGACTATTAATGTACTTGCTGAGGACAAAAGTCCTCCGGTCCTACGTTCTTCGTCTAATAATGGGTATATAGATGAAGGAGCAGAAATAGGGACTTATGTAACTGATTTAAACGGCAACAGAATAGATTTTAGTATAACTGATGATGATATTGAGGATGGAGTAGAACTTCAAACCCTGGACTCGTATGATATAGAATTGACaacaaagtattttcaaattgatCAAGAAGGATATCTGATTGTGAATCAAAGTGATATTGATAGAGATCCCCCTTTTCAACCTGTGTTGACTTTTCAG atttttgcccgtgaaaaatttgattcattcaAATCATCTTCACCAGTACAATTGACTATATCTATTCGTGATATTAATGATAACTCTCCCGTATTTGCTCCCATAAGCGACATTACACTAACAGCAGGAACCACCAGGCGTATTGTAACACAATTTAATGCCACTGATAAAGATTCAGATAAATTCATTGTGTATAAGTTGCTAAGTGTATCAAACAATGGTCGACAAAAGTTTTTCCTTAATTCTAAGACTGGGTTGTTGGAAGTTATTGCTCCAATATATGATGGAGAACAATATGCTATAACTGTTGAAGCAAAAGATAATGGAGGCCTATCAAATATTGCTGTTTTACGTGTCAACACACGTCCAATGCCAAATGTTCAGAAGCCAAAATTTGATCGATTTCTATACGATATTAAAATCAGAGAAGGAGTCCCAAAATTTACTTCTGTTGTTGAAACAATGGCAAAGGATCCAGAAAATAGTCCAGTATTATATAGCATTATTTCAGGGAACGAATTGGAACATTTTGTG ATGGAAGAGTCGACTGGAATCGTCAGAGCAATGAGTGTATTAGATCGCGAGGCCCATTCAAGCTACAAtcta acaatAAGGGCTCAAGATAACGGTGGGAAATTTTCAACGGTAGCTCTTACCATAACTGTCCTCGATGAAAATGATAATACCCCAGAATTTCAGAATCTTCCTTTCTCGTTTCGAGTGACTGAGGGTACCTTAAGAGAGTTTGTTGGAGAAGTATCTGCTGTTGATGTAGATCAAAGTTCAAATGGAAAagtattctattatttaaatgagACTGAAGATACTTTTTCTATCGAAGAATTAACTGGAAGGATATATACGttaaaaag TCTGGATTTTGAAGAGCAATCTGTTCATTATTTGGTTATTGGAGCAAAAGACAATGGATCACCGGCTCTATCAGCGACTGCCACAGCAACAATTTTAGTTCAGGATATTTCAGATGAAACccctatttttgaaaatccattGTACAATATTTCAATATCAGAGAATAATGAGCCTGAACTCCTTTTAACTACTGTCCag GCTATAGACAAAGACTCTGAGCCTAGTATTACTTATCGGATTATAACCGGGGATAGGAAAAGATTTAGAGTAAACCAAACTACTGGGGATGTCTATGCCACCCATAAATTTGACTatgaaaaagaattttattattctctTGTCATTGGAACTGAGGAAGGATTCTTTGATGGTGAACTATCTGGAGAGGCAGTGACGAAAGTTGAAATTCATATTGAGGATTTAAATGACGTTCCACCGCATTTTGtcaaag TTCCATATGGTCAAACCATTTCCATACGAAATAATGTACCAATTGGCCAAAAAATCGGGTCTGTTCAAGCAGAAGATTCTTCAGGATTGACTCCCATTGACACCATAGGATTTAATATGTCATCTGACGGAAGCACTAAAAATgctgataaatattttggtgTGGACCCAGTAAAAGGAGATATTTTGATTGTTGGAAATCTAACAGAGGATATAATTGAAGAATATCAG ctGGAAATAGTTACGTATAGTATCGAAAATCCACAACTTCAATCATCCATTCTTATTCGAGTTGTAATTAAAATTGTGACGAGTTTGTATACTGGCCCAGGCCTAGGATTTGAAGAATTAGAGTATGACATTGATATGGAAGAGAATGCTAAAAATAATCTTGTGATTGTGAGCATTCCTGTTCTtagaaagatgaaaaaaaagcaCGTTCCTTTTAAATGCACCATCAAGTCAATCCGAACAAATGAAAACCAGGAAATTCAAG GCATATTTGTATCAAGAGTCAACGAAAAGAAAGAGTGTGACCTCATATTGAACACAGATGAAATCGATCGTGAAAGAAATGATCGCTATGACATTTTAGTTGAACTTCAATCCCGCCCTGAATTTATAAACACGGATCGTAACGAAGTACATATTCGTGTCAACATTCAAGACATAAACGATCATTCACCACTATTCGAGAAAAAGAGATATTTCGGTATCGTGAAAAAAGAATCCCCACCCAATACTCCCATTGTACAAGTTGAAGCAACAGATAGGGACTCGGGATCCAATGGAAAGATATTATACTCCTTCCAGTCAATGAATAACGAAACTGAAGATCTTTTCCAGATTGATTCTGAGAGTGGAATTATAAGTAACATTTTGGAATTGAGTGAGTCGGATGTGGATTTGTCGAAGCCTTTTCAACTTCTGGTTGTTGCTGAAGATCAATCACTGGATATTAAGAAACGTTTAGTATCAAACACAAACTTGAtt ATTAACGTCTTGGATATAAATGCTAACGATTTAGTGTTGACATTGCCTAAAATAAATCCCACTGAATTTGAAAGCCATCGAGATGATTTAATAAATGTCTTGGAGGATACAACTGGTTACAAAGTTGGGATAGATAGAGTTGACACAGCTATGATCAAATATCTCAATGGAACATGCTGTACAGCTCATTACGGCACTGATGTTTACTTCCATGTCATTGATCCAATACAATATAGAATATTGAATTCGActgaaaataaagttaaaacaaacatattagACTCCGCTcctaaattaaaagaaaaagtgtcaaaaaaattaaatctacgAGTATCAGATTTGCATCTTCCTTACAACAAGGCCATACCATCGACTGAAGTCGTACAAAAAGCAGGAAATGGAGATGAACTTTTGACATACTATTTAATTGTTATTGGACTTGCAGTTGGGTTATTTGTTTTAACTACAATGGCTGTCATTTATCTTTGCTGTGCAAGAAGACG tattgAAATGGAtcttgagaaaaaagaaaaaatgattgtcGTTCCAAGATATGAGCCAATATTTATGGATCCTCCACAAAAAGAATACGAAACACAAATCCTACAAATGAATGTTCCTTATGCAACAgaagattttaaagttttaaaatccgATTCAAATAATGACGATCTCGActcaaatgattttaatatgGATGATGATGATATGTTTttcaatttagacaatattaattatataactaaagaagacaataactataattag